From the genome of Actinomycetota bacterium, one region includes:
- a CDS encoding carbon-nitrogen hydrolase family protein, whose product MRVALCQSNCGEDVAANERQIFDLLDVAASSGVDLAALPEVWPCQGSAQQVRAAAEALDGPRVMRLAEVALRNRMWIHGGSVLELDGDRVFNTSVLFDRAGRLVATYRKIHLFDADPPGGVPSRESFVFAPGDEVVTADTEFGRVGLTICYDVRFPELFRQLVVGGATIVFVPAAFRFETGKDHWDVLLRARAIEDQAFVVAAAQWGTWGPPGRERRNYGNSMVVDPWGRVVARATDGVGVTVADLDLAEVARVRESLPALRHRRLGPSC is encoded by the coding sequence GTGCGCGTCGCACTCTGTCAGTCCAATTGCGGCGAGGACGTTGCGGCGAACGAGCGACAGATCTTCGATCTGCTGGACGTCGCCGCCAGCTCTGGAGTCGATCTCGCCGCGCTTCCTGAGGTGTGGCCTTGTCAGGGGTCGGCGCAGCAAGTGCGGGCGGCGGCGGAGGCGCTCGACGGTCCGCGGGTGATGCGACTCGCAGAGGTGGCCCTCCGGAACCGCATGTGGATCCACGGCGGGAGCGTGCTCGAGCTCGACGGCGATCGCGTGTTCAACACGAGCGTGCTGTTCGATCGTGCCGGCCGGCTCGTCGCGACGTACCGCAAGATCCATCTGTTCGACGCGGACCCGCCGGGAGGCGTCCCCAGCCGAGAGTCGTTCGTCTTTGCTCCCGGAGACGAGGTCGTGACCGCCGATACCGAATTCGGCCGGGTCGGGCTCACCATCTGCTACGACGTTCGGTTCCCCGAGTTGTTCCGTCAGCTCGTCGTCGGCGGTGCGACGATCGTGTTCGTGCCCGCAGCGTTCCGGTTCGAGACGGGGAAGGACCATTGGGACGTGCTCCTTCGCGCGCGGGCGATCGAAGATCAGGCCTTCGTCGTCGCGGCCGCCCAGTGGGGAACGTGGGGTCCTCCAGGCCGCGAGCGTAGGAACTACGGCAACAGCATGGTCGTCGACCCCTGGGGACGAGTCGTGGCTCGCGCGACCGACGGAGTCGGCGTGACCGTGGCCGACCTCGATCTGGCGGAGGTCGCAAGGGTCCGCGAAAGCCTGCCGGCGCTTCGGCATCGTCGGCTCGGGCCTTCGTGCTGA
- a CDS encoding nucleotidyltransferase family protein, with the protein MISAIVLAAGAATRFGRTKQVEKLRGKPLAQHAVDAAAGAGVDEIIVVLGHDAELVASAVSLPSAARTVVNGDHSNGMASSLAVGLRALNDLSEAAVVLLADQPGIRSDHVAALVRLYGDTRAPIVRIRFRDAPGPALFARSVWPEVEALTGDTGARVLLDAQPERVQWVALDEDAPRDVDTPEDLDEA; encoded by the coding sequence GTGATCTCCGCGATCGTTCTGGCGGCAGGAGCCGCCACGCGATTCGGGCGCACCAAGCAGGTCGAGAAGTTGCGAGGCAAACCACTCGCGCAGCACGCCGTCGACGCCGCAGCCGGGGCGGGCGTCGACGAGATCATCGTGGTGCTCGGACACGATGCGGAGCTCGTGGCATCGGCCGTCAGCCTGCCGAGTGCGGCTCGGACTGTGGTGAACGGGGACCACTCGAACGGGATGGCGAGCTCGCTCGCGGTCGGGCTTCGGGCCCTGAACGATCTGAGCGAAGCGGCGGTGGTGCTCCTTGCGGACCAGCCGGGGATCAGGAGCGACCACGTCGCCGCGCTCGTGCGCCTCTACGGTGACACTCGAGCGCCGATCGTGCGTATCCGGTTCCGCGATGCTCCGGGGCCGGCGCTCTTCGCTCGCAGCGTCTGGCCGGAGGTCGAAGCGCTGACCGGCGACACCGGCGCTCGTGTGCTGTTGGACGCGCAACCCGAGCGCGTCCAGTGGGTCGCTCTCGACGAGGACGCGCCGCGCGACGTCGACACGCCCGAAGACCTCGACGAGGCCTGA
- a CDS encoding SRPBCC family protein has translation MQIENEFTVPAPIDEVWSHLLDVERVAPCMPGAELTESVDESTWKGKVNMRLGPVSLSFAGIVTMEDRDDAAHRVVLRAKGMEQKGKGAANASVTSWLETSQNETTVKMVADVQLTGSVAQLSRGLLPEVSRKLTREFAECLRTSMLAGETERTTSSTATAAPAPGPTTPAAMKAKPISGLRLGLSAIWARIQSLFGSRRA, from the coding sequence ATGCAGATCGAGAACGAGTTCACGGTTCCCGCGCCGATCGACGAGGTCTGGTCGCACCTCCTGGACGTCGAGCGCGTCGCGCCCTGCATGCCGGGAGCCGAGCTCACCGAGTCGGTCGACGAGAGCACGTGGAAGGGCAAGGTCAACATGCGGCTCGGGCCGGTGTCCCTATCCTTCGCGGGCATCGTCACGATGGAAGATCGTGACGACGCCGCGCACCGCGTGGTCCTCCGGGCGAAAGGGATGGAGCAGAAGGGGAAGGGCGCGGCGAACGCGTCCGTCACGAGTTGGCTGGAGACGAGCCAGAACGAGACGACAGTGAAGATGGTCGCGGACGTTCAGCTAACAGGCTCGGTCGCCCAGCTTTCGCGCGGCCTCCTTCCGGAAGTCAGCCGAAAGCTGACCCGCGAGTTCGCCGAATGCCTGCGGACGAGCATGCTCGCCGGGGAGACCGAGCGCACAACGAGCTCGACGGCGACGGCTGCGCCTGCGCCCGGTCCGACGACGCCCGCCGCGATGAAGGCCAAGCCGATCAGCGGCCTCCGCCTCGGCCTGTCCGCGATCTGGGCGAGGATCCAAAGCCTGTTCGGCTCACGCCGGGCGTGA
- a CDS encoding SDR family NAD(P)-dependent oxidoreductase — MGRFDGRVALVTGAGSPTGIGFATARLLGTEGARVALTSTTDRIYGRASRLEAEGLDVAAFTADLTDESQAETLVDAVLERFGQIDVLVNNAGLAQSGVERERARPVAELDAGAFERDLSLNLWTAFHVTRAVLPGMLERRYGRIVMVGSVTGPVVVNPEGAGYATAKAGMDGLMRSTAIETGRNGVTCNSVLPGWIETSSQSREEEVGARNTPIGRAGTSDEVAQAIAFLASEAASYVTGATLVVDGGNTLQEYKGPPDVWY; from the coding sequence ATGGGGCGGTTCGACGGTCGCGTGGCGCTCGTCACGGGAGCCGGGAGCCCGACCGGTATCGGGTTCGCCACGGCGCGGTTGCTCGGAACCGAAGGCGCGCGCGTCGCGCTCACCTCGACGACGGACCGGATCTACGGGCGTGCCTCCCGGCTGGAGGCGGAAGGGCTCGACGTCGCGGCGTTCACCGCGGACCTCACGGACGAGTCGCAGGCTGAGACCCTGGTCGACGCGGTCCTCGAGCGGTTCGGTCAGATCGACGTGCTCGTCAACAACGCCGGCCTCGCCCAGTCGGGGGTCGAAAGGGAACGCGCGCGCCCCGTCGCCGAGCTCGACGCCGGCGCGTTCGAACGTGACCTCTCGCTCAACCTGTGGACGGCGTTCCACGTCACGAGAGCGGTGCTTCCCGGCATGCTCGAACGCCGATACGGCCGCATCGTGATGGTCGGCAGCGTCACCGGTCCGGTCGTGGTGAATCCCGAGGGTGCCGGATACGCGACCGCGAAGGCGGGGATGGACGGGCTGATGCGGTCGACCGCGATCGAGACCGGACGGAACGGCGTGACGTGCAACTCGGTACTGCCGGGATGGATCGAGACGTCGTCACAGAGTCGCGAGGAGGAGGTTGGTGCCCGCAACACCCCGATCGGCCGTGCCGGCACTTCTGATGAAGTGGCGCAGGCGATCGCGTTCCTCGCGTCCGAGGCGGCGAGCTACGTGACCGGCGCGACGCTGGTGGTGGACGGCGGCAACACGCTCCAGGAGTACAAGGGCCCTCCGGACGTCTGGTACTGA